TGCATGTGCCAACATCTGCGAGAACGGCTGCCCAGATAAGCGGATGTCCAGAGAGTGCAAGTCCAACGATTGCAAGCTTGGTGATCACCGAGAAGATGATGTTCACGATGATAGTCCGGTGCGTCCTTCGTGCCAGCTGgacagcctttgggatcctgcgGATGTCATTCGACATCAGAGTTATGTGGCTCGTCTCCATTGCAACAGCTGAACCAGATACGCCCATCGAGACTCCAACGTCAGCCTTGGCCAGTGCTGGGGCATCATTCATGCCATCACCGATCATCAGAGTAGGGCCATGTTTTGCCTTGAGTTCATCAATAATTCTCACTTTGTCCTCTGGAAGAAGTTCAGAGTGAACCTCATCAAGTATGTTCCCAAGCTGCCAGAAGACAGAAGCCGCAACAGCATTAGTTGTCATATAGTCTAGAAATGATAAAAGTGCACAATACCAACACTACCATGTCTTTTTTTTACCTGGTTCTGTGCATATGAAGCTGCTGCAGCACTATCCCCAGTAAGCATCACTGACTTGATGCCCAGTGACCTCAGCTGCCTGATGGCCTCAGCTGATCCAGTTCGGCAGGAATCCGAGAGAGTAAACACTCCGATCAATTGCCCTTTGCAGGCAACATATCCGATGGTAACTCCTTTCATATCTTTCATGTCAGGAACTAGAGCAAAGAAAGGGGCATGGAGTTATTCAAAGGTTAAATATGAAAGTGACAGTATTTACTGCAAAAAAAAAGTTCAATAGAAACTGTGCTTTGTTTTATTACAAGAAACTGTGCTTTGTTTCATTACACAATAAAAACACAAAAATCCTTCTTTTTAGTTAAATAACTAATGCAACCATGTTCCAGTGATCCAGTCAGACAACAATATGGATGACACATCTCCTAGAGTTCAGTTGCCTGAGCTCTCAGGCGACGAGTTCAGGACACGATCTACTACTTTGCTGCTGAGCTGACGAAAGGAAGAACAAAGGCTATCACCGTTTGACCATCACACGTCGCCTGAACTTTTTGGAGAAATCAGGCGCCTGTTTAATAGCAATTCCCTATGGATGAAGGACAAATACAGACGTTTTTCGAGTTGATGATTGTTAATTAATATCCCAGAAACAAAAAACTTGCTATGTCCTGCGGAACAGTGGAAGTGACTTCATGTATGGTATATTGGTATCACTACTTCACTAAAGTTTATTAACTTATTTAACAGAAAGTCCGTGGCCACTAGATAACTAGCAACATAATTTTTGGAAATACCAAGTTCATGTGTTAACCAACCTGTTTCACATGAGGCCCTTGACAAAATTCTTTTGTTCCCTATATATACACCTTCCCCATCGATTTCACCATAAATCCCCTCGCCGGGGTAGATTTGGAACTCAGTAACATTATCAGATTTGGGTTCGACTGACTTTGACTGGGCATAGTCAACTAGCACAGATGCCATTGGATGGCTTGATCTGCTTTCAATGCTCGAAACCCTGCAATAGACATGAAATTGAGTTTATATACACCCAAAGGAACCTTGTGCAAGGCGTAAATTACAGAGGACACAACACTCACCAGTAAAGAAGTTGTTGCATGGGGAAACATTCGCCAACTACCTGGAATTCCTCAACACAGAACTCTCCTCTAGTGATTGTACCTGTTTTATCAAAAGCAGCAATTTTGATCCTTGCCAAGGTTTCAAGGACATCCCCTCCTTTGATAAGGAGCCCTGTCCTCGCAGCCGTCAGAAGAGCACAGAAGGTAGCAACCGGCGTCGACAGTACTAGAGCACATGGGCAAGCACTCACTAGAAGGACCAGGGCCAATTGGAACCAGTGTTTGAGGTTGTGTGCTCTGATCACCACAGGAATGACTGCTACCCCCGCAGCCATGACAACAACAGCTGGAGGTGTAATCCAAGATAACAGTAAGGGGAAAAACCATCTAGCATGATTATTCCAAAAAAAAACCATAATTGTATAACTTTTTTTCCCTAGTAACTATTTGCAGTAATAAGCATCTAGAAAGGCAAAACTATAGCAAGAGTAGTCTCTTATATCTGGCTTACCGGGCGTATAGTACTTGGCACATGTATCAATCAGCCTCTGAGTTTTGGATCTACTGTTTTGTGCTTCTTCAACTAGCCTTGCCATTTTAGCCACTGCAGAGTGGTCAGCCATAGCTGTCGTCCTGACAGCAATATAGCCTGCCACAGCACCAATACAGAATCACCACAAGATCAGTAGCTTATTCTAGCCCCTGAATATATGTCAGTTCAAGCTGCAATGTAACACTATTATGTATTACCATCTATGTTGAGCGTGCCGGCCCAGACCTGGGAGTCTGGCTGCTTCGCAACTGGGAAGGACTCCCCAGTTAGGGTACTTTCATCAACCTCGCTCCGTCCATCCACAACCACACCATCAATTGGGACGACTTCCCCAGCTTTGACAGCTATTACTGTATTCACCTTGACATCCTGAGCTGCGACCACTTCCCCAGTCTCTGCTAGAACAGCCTTCTGTGGTGTCATACTCATCAGCGATGACATCCCAGCAGTCGCCTACATGTCAAACAATCGTTTAATTAGATCTTTCTGAGAAAAAAAATGCAAATATTGCCTCTATAACAAATATTTTACAAATATATGAGCGTTTATGCAACTACTATCTGCTTTTGTTACAACATGTTGCTTTTGGTGGTTGGTTATAAGGTTACCTAATCTGCTTTACACATGTATGAGTGTATGTGCATGTttgagtccactagatataaAGTTTATGTCTTGGCTTTGAGAGCTTTCAGGTGGGCATCAACACCATGCTCTCATCAGCATCTTAAAATGGTGGTACAATCAGCAATGTGGGCCTGACTCTGGTCGAAGCCATGCCCCAAATGGCAGACCGAGATTTGTTTATCAGTCCATCAGTGGGGATAGTGCGCATCCAATCACCGTATTGCAACAGTACGAGCATGCGCTCACAAACGTGactagccaagaagaattagatcCTTCTCTGTGCAGTGGGTTAATGTGTGGTCTCAGAGATCCGGCATCTATTATTATTATTTCTTATATGCAAAATAAACTGTTGAAAGAGATGGAAAGACCTTGTGGCTCGCCCTGGTCTCAAGCCATTCAGCTGTAGTGAACAGAAAAACAATGAACCCAGCCTCAGAGTAGTCCTTCAGAGCTATCGCCCCAGAAACTGCAAATAGATCAAAAAAGACATTAGAACTCTACAATTTAGCATTCCATCCATCTACCAAAAAACCAGGCATTCATGCCATGGCAGAACCTAAAAAAAAGTGTCATAAATACAATAACAAGGAACAGTTCTATGTGATGGCAAGATAGCATGGACCATCCTAGGTGAGAGGGTAGTGCCAACAAAGAAATATGGTGGTGACTGTACATACAGACCGCAAGCTGTTGTGGCGATTCCTTTGATACGTGTTGTATGCATATACCGGGATAGAGCGATATTGGTACCATAAACAAAACCGATCCAGAAAGTTCGATTCAAACGATATGTGGCTTCATCCTAAAGGAATACAATTCCCTGTTAAGGTCACATCGCATCACCATACTGAAGAAAAGCATGCACACTCTGTTCATGTAGCATATACATTAGCACCACATCACATATCCCTTTAGTGCAGTGGAAAGCCGAGGTCCCTCCAGAACCTTACGAttaggaagaaaaaaaaaggttgGGCAAGTGAGACAAAAACTTTTTTTGGGTGCCGGATCGGTTCGGCTCTCCCTCCCACTATGGAGCCACCATATTGGTCCAGGAAAAACAACTTGCATGGTCCCTCTTTTTTTGCACAACCCCATCTCCCACATGGACAGATATGTTAAGTGCAGAATTATTAGCCCAAAGTGCGGGTATCTGTCGGGGCTTACATGCATGAGCAACAgataatcatgacatgatgaaaatGAGTTCGTATTTACTAGGCCCAGCACCTTTATGTGATGCAACTGAAGAATAATTCTCGGTGTTAAATGAAGAGCAATTCAAGCAGAGGACAAACCATCCCTGTCAACCTGTGGTGAAGAGAAGGAGGGGAGGGGGTTGTTTACCTGCAATCAGCATGAGTATGTTGACATCAAGGGTGAGCCTCCGGGCAGCTGCAAAGCTCCTCAGAACGATCGGCGGCAGGCCGGCAGCCGCCGCCACCAGCGCGAACCATTTCAGGGGAGGCCAGAAGTGCTCGAAGAGCGACACGACCAGGAAAACCCCGCAGAAAAGAACGTAGGGACTCGGCCATTTGTTGGCTACCTTCTCCTCGGAGCCAAAGCCGTAGGCTCGAACAGACGCCTCCAGCCTAGCCTGGTTCAACGCTTTGactgaagaaaaaaaaatgcaaaagaTCAAGTCAACCAAGGTTCAGAAATGTCACGATTGCGATAAATGCAGGCGAGATTGGCAAGccctgttgtcaaaaaaaaaaaaaaattggcaacTCGATGCAATTGGTATTAGTACATCTCAGAGATAGTGTTAATTATCTCAGAGATAGTGTaaattttcttttatataaaaatggtGGGGACGATTGGGTGAATTCAGAGTGAAATTTACACACGAGCAGCGCGTGGTGCAGAGACCAGGGTCTTGGCGATTTCAACTCTCGGCTTCGCTTGACACCGAGAGACTTTTCTTCACTGCGGCCGCGGCCTTTTACATCAGGTGGGAAATCTGTTGCCACTTGCCTATCGCATCCCCGTGACAGCAACCACAATCTGTACGATCTCTGCGGACTCAGGCCTGAGGAGTAGGTTCACAGTTCACCACcgacattttttttcttttcgttTTCGTACCGGTGATGCAGGGCTCCAATTCTTCAACACTCATGATGATTGGTGCTGAAGAAGAACTGCACTGTTCTCGCAGCCACTGCACGGTAAACGGTACGAAAGAAAATCGTGCAGCAGCAGGCAGTAGCAGCCATGTTACGATTGCTGCTACGGTCACGATCACGGCAAGCATTGCAGCCCAAAAAAACGCACAAGCCCTGCTACTACAGCACTACTGCACTAGTGGGTCCCGGGGATGGATGAATCAAATCGAATCAAAGAAGAGAAATTGCAGCGGATTCGtcgttgaaaagaagggggaaaaaGGCAAATTTTGCGTGTTGCTTTGCAAAGAAACGAGCTTTGCGTGATCCCTCCCTGCATTGCCAAACATATTCCCCGGGTGATTAAGCATGAACAGAGTTCGATCCTTTGTTTTTTGTAATTTTATTTGAGGAGGAAAGAGGAAAAGAAACGCGAAAGATTGCGTGTCGGGATTGGCGGCGGGCCGGCGGCGTCCATGATTGATTTTTAATGACGTCGTATGTATCTGGAGGTGGAGTCGTGCGGGCGACGGCGGACTCCGGTCAGGGACTAGCAATAGTAGTTGTCCAAGTCCGGTCGCGGTCCCGTCTGGTCTCGTCTCGTCTCCGGCGCGTGGCGACGCGGAACGAACGGCCGGCCATCTCGAGCGGGAAGGGCGACCGATGGTCGGTGGTGGGAAAAAAGAAGACAAAAAAAAGGGGGGGAAGGGCACGCATACCGATTTGTGCGGGCGACGTGGCGGCGGCGTCGTGGAGCACGATGACGGTGCGGGAGGGGACGATGACGGTGACGGTGCTCACGCCGGGCAGCGGGCGCAGCAGCTTCTCGACGAGGGGCACCTCGGAGGGGCAGCAGATCCCCAGCACGTCGAAGTAGCTCTTCTGCAGGGTCCCCGTCGCCGGCGGCGCGGCGTCCCCCATGGCTAAGCCTCCGCTCGCTGTCCCTTCGGCTGCTCTGCCTTTGCCTCTCTGTGTCGTGTCCCgccacagaggaggaggaggaagcggcCAAACCTGCAGGCGGCACGAGGAGGAGAAGCCGAGTGGTGTGAGCGGAGGCCAGGCGGGCAGGCAGGCCAGCAATCTTGGCGTGCGCGGCCGGGGTTTTCTTTCGGTGCGCGTGCCGGATTGTATAAAGAAAGAAGAAAGTCCGCCGGGCGCCGGCGGATGCAGCGACTTACCCCGCCTACCCCGCCCAGGCGGCGGCCGGTGAGTCCAGGAGGGAGGAACGGACTGATGCGGGCGGCGGTGTTGGTGGCGACTGGCGAGGCGGTTGCGTTGGCCGTTGGCTGAGTGCGCGTCTGAGCGAGCACCCACCCCTGGCACTGGCAGAGCCGCAGAGGGGAAAGCAAAGGAGTGGGAGGTGGACGCGGGGTGCGGGCAGGTATTTTATAGACCTGACGCTGGGCCGCGCGCGGTCCGTCACTGTGAGTCTGTGACTGGTGCTCTGGTGCGGTGTGGTGGACTGGTGGGTGCTGACGCGCGAGGCACAGTGCACAGGCGGCACGCACCGCCCGGAAAAGCCGCGGGGCCACCGGGCCGGGGCGGCGGTTGCCGGGCGCGCGCGACGGGTGTGAGACGTGTGAGACCGACGACGGGATGGTTGCGGACTTGCGGGCGCAGGCCGGGTTGCGGAGACGGCAGCAGAAGGCCGGCCGGGAGACGGACGCGTGCGTGTGTCAATATTGGCATGGCGGCAGCCGACGCGTGTGCGTATCTGTTATCTTCTCATGTATTCTATCTGAACTGACGACGCGCCGTGCCGTGGCGTGCCAGTTGCCAAGCGGCGAAAAAAGGCTGCAGGTGGAAAGAAAGATAGAGGAGTAGTCCAGACGGCGATgactcgtcgtcgtcatcatcgacATCCATGGTGCGTCGTTGGTGCCGTCACGCTGCTGGCTTCTTTCTCTCCGTCGACCATCGTCGTGCGTGGCCCCTCGGGTCGTCCGCGCCTTGTTACAAGTGTGAAGTGTGCACGCGCGCGATAGATAGACGCACCTACATCTACATGCCGCCAGCAGTTACGTACGTACATTCGCATTCACATGCACCACGTACACGTTACGTACGTACACGCGCCACAACTGGTCCACTGTAGGTACATTATATACtctcatgcatgcatggtgatgGCCGGTGATGGTGAgggtgcatatatatatacctaCATGCATTATTCTGCTGTGCATCTTCTATCGATCATGGCCATGGTCATCTTCCGTTACGGCCTTACGGGGTTGCATTGGGCAGCTTCAACCTTCGCGATATCTCTGGCCACGTGTGCAGTGCCCAGGCTACATTTGTGAGCCATGCACGCATCCAACGCTGACGTACGCTCCGTCGGTCGCTTGCCCCATCTCCCCGGCCGGTCCCTCCGCTTTTTAAGTGTCATATATCGGCTATATCATATATCAATATATATACTCTTAACCTCTTATGATTCTAAATCCCACTAACCATTCTATCTCGCGAACAACCCACCTCAGCAATCCACTATGACATACATTTAATTATTGTCATTAGTATGCCACACCATCCATTACCATTAATTTACAATATATATATCTAAATCTATATATATGTCTTATACTCCTAATACTCCACTAGCCATTATATCTCGACATGCAAACAATCCACCTCAGCAACCCACTATCTCATGCATTTAATTGTTGTCATTAGTATGCAACACCATCCACTACCATTAATTCATAATAGTTTTTTTCTTTCATATAAGTAATTTAAtatgattttatttttatttatttatttatccatAATTCTTACAGTAACCGTGTGGGGTATCCTTCTAGTATCAATATATTGAGAAGTCGGACGTACTCAGCTTTAACCAAGTGTATATAGAAGAGATTActactctctctcttttttcaaattagagatgctttgactcttttaaagacattgtttttactatgtatatctagaaatagtgtatatctaaatacatagaaAAAACTATATatgtagaaaagtcaaaacgtcttataatctaGAATGGTGGATAATATTTATGGTGCGTAATAAGTATTACTAGAttaatcattgaatatatttttataatatatttatttagagatatagatattactaatgtttttttataaatttagttaaaattaTGAAAGTTTGACTAACACAAAATTCTAGACGACACTTAAAAAGAGAAGAGACAGAGGAAATGTAAGTAGGCTGCTAGTTTAAATTAGGCTCATGAGGCCCCGTTTACAACAAAGGACGTACGAAACACATGAATAGGATCGAAAAGACCATGCAAATGATAAAAGAAACACTACCACAGGAATTTTAACCGTGGCAGACAAAAAGCCTTAACCGAGGCGAGCAAGCCAACCGCCTCGGacgaaaggtcacggttaattgtggccttaaccgaggcggttggcccaactacctcggttaatcgattaaccgaggcggtcattataatccaaccgcctcggttaatgcataTTAACTGAGGCGGTTTTCTTTACATTCTCGCCTCGGTTAATGGATTTAAAAAAAACTCGACGAGCCCATCCATGAGGCCCACCGAGCCCATCGATGCCCCGCGGCCGTCGCTCGCCGGATCTACTGGAGCCGAGAAGCGCCGTTGGGGCCGCGCCCTCGCCCATTGACGCACCGCGGCCACCGCTCGCCTGATCTACTGGAGCCGAGAAGAGCCGCTGGGGTCACGCCCTCGCGAGTCGCCGCCAGGGCGGGGCCCTCGCTTGCCACGTCGTCGCAAGCCACCGCTGGGGTcgagccgccaccgccgccaccgccaggaCCAGCCCCACGCTCGCTATGCCCTCGTGAACC
The nucleotide sequence above comes from Miscanthus floridulus cultivar M001 chromosome 18, ASM1932011v1, whole genome shotgun sequence. Encoded proteins:
- the LOC136519656 gene encoding cadmium/zinc-transporting ATPase HMA2-like, with the protein product MGDAAPPATGTLQKSYFDVLGICCPSEVPLVEKLLRPLPGVSTVTVIVPSRTVIVLHDAAATSPAQIVKALNQARLEASVRAYGFGSEEKVANKWPSPYVLFCGVFLVVSLFEHFWPPLKWFALVAAAAGLPPIVLRSFAAARRLTLDVNILMLIAVSGAIALKDYSEAGFIVFLFTTAEWLETRASHKATAGMSSLMSMTPQKAVLAETGEVVAAQDVKVNTVIAVKAGEVVPIDGVVVDGRSEVDESTLTGESFPVAKQPDSQVWAGTLNIDGYIAVRTTAMADHSAVAKMARLVEEAQNSRSKTQRLIDTCAKYYTPAVVVMAAGVAVIPVVIRAHNLKHWFQLALVLLVSACPCALVLSTPVATFCALLTAARTGLLIKGGDVLETLARIKIAAFDKTGTITRGEFCVEEFQVVGECFPMQQLLYWVSSIESRSSHPMASVLVDYAQSKSVEPKSDNVTEFQIYPGEGIYGEIDGEGVYIGNKRILSRASCETVPDMKDMKGVTIGYVACKGQLIGVFTLSDSCRTGSAEAIRQLRSLGIKSVMLTGDSAAAASYAQNQLGNILDEVHSELLPEDKVRIIDELKAKHGPTLMIGDGMNDAPALAKADVGVSMGVSGSAVAMETSHITLMSNDIRRIPKAVQLARRTHRTIIVNIIFSVITKLAIVGLALSGHPLIWAAVLADVGTCMLVIMYSMLLLRSKGGRKVKKCCASSQHASHAKKHCVSRHCSDGPCKSTGCSKESSAGKHGCHDHGHAHTHCKEPSNQHPTEKHACHDHGHSHNHCKEPSSHVVTEKHVCHDHGNTHNCCKEAGNQVLVESHGFHDHDHGHSHDHTGKQDCHDHEHSHCKEPKTQRADSEGACHGHDHGHGHEHRHCEGDSHSHATGEHGCHEHEHSHCKEHSHSHPTVEHACEHQCHAEQQTVHAAETHHCHDHDHGQHKHEHGEIEEPEKDCHDHSHHCCHEPHDKDKIAAKPVEAVTISIAALPKDEGHHHREHCGKAKDCSGSPAPTDCAASKNCCSVKGGDTCSSSQAACARETSPCCRSYMKCPGTTAAATRSSCRGHSMLKLPEIVVE